One window of Bacteroides sp. AN502(2024) genomic DNA carries:
- a CDS encoding ribonuclease E/G has protein sequence MTSELVVDVQPKEVSIALLEDKSLVELQSEGRNISFSVGNMYLGRIKKLMPGLNACFVDVGYEKDAFLHYLDLGPQFNSLEKFVKQTLSDKKKLTSISKATLLPDLDKDGTVSNTLKVGQEVVVQIVKEPISTKGPRLTSEISFAGRYLVLIPFNDKVSVSQKIKSSEERARLKQLLMSIKPKNFGVIVRTVAEGKRVAELDGELKVLIKHWEDAMVKVQKATKYPTLIYEETSRAVGLLRDLFNPSFENIHVNDEAVYNEIKDYVSLIAPDRANIVKLYKGQLPIYDNFSITKQIKSSFGKTVSYKSGAYLIIEHTEALHVVDVNSGNRTKNANGQEGNALEVNLGAADELARQLRLRDMGGIIVVDFIDMNEAENRQKLYERMCANMQKDRARHNILPLSKFGLMQITRQRVRPAMDINTTEICPTCFGKGTIKSSILFTDTLESKIDYLVNKLKVKKFSLHVHPYVAAYINQGIVSLKRKWQMKYGFGIKIIPSQKLAFLQYVFYDTHGEEIDMKEEIEIK, from the coding sequence GTGACAAGTGAACTAGTAGTTGACGTACAGCCCAAAGAGGTCTCCATCGCCCTTCTCGAAGATAAGAGTCTGGTGGAACTTCAAAGCGAAGGAAGAAATATTTCTTTTTCTGTGGGCAACATGTATTTGGGACGTATCAAGAAATTGATGCCGGGACTAAATGCATGCTTTGTAGACGTTGGTTACGAGAAAGACGCTTTCCTTCATTATCTAGACTTGGGTCCTCAATTTAACTCACTCGAAAAGTTTGTAAAGCAGACTTTAAGCGACAAAAAAAAGCTGACCTCCATCAGCAAAGCAACCCTACTTCCCGACCTTGACAAGGATGGAACTGTATCCAACACACTCAAAGTAGGACAAGAAGTAGTGGTGCAAATCGTTAAGGAACCTATCTCCACTAAGGGACCACGACTGACGTCCGAAATTTCGTTTGCCGGACGCTATCTCGTACTGATTCCTTTCAATGATAAGGTTTCTGTTTCACAAAAAATTAAATCGAGCGAAGAACGCGCCCGCCTAAAACAACTGCTGATGAGTATCAAGCCGAAGAACTTCGGTGTCATTGTCCGCACAGTAGCCGAAGGCAAACGTGTAGCCGAACTCGACGGAGAGCTTAAAGTCCTGATTAAGCATTGGGAAGATGCGATGGTAAAAGTACAGAAAGCCACCAAGTACCCGACGTTGATTTATGAAGAAACCAGCCGCGCCGTGGGTTTGTTGCGCGACCTCTTCAACCCATCTTTTGAGAACATTCACGTCAACGATGAGGCTGTGTACAATGAAATTAAAGACTATGTATCGCTGATTGCGCCCGACCGGGCCAATATCGTGAAACTGTACAAAGGCCAACTTCCCATTTACGACAATTTCAGTATCACCAAGCAGATTAAATCTTCGTTTGGTAAAACAGTCTCTTACAAGAGTGGTGCCTATCTGATTATTGAGCACACTGAGGCGCTTCACGTAGTAGACGTGAACAGCGGTAACCGCACCAAGAATGCCAACGGGCAGGAAGGTAACGCACTCGAAGTAAATCTGGGAGCCGCCGACGAGCTGGCTCGCCAACTGCGATTAAGAGATATGGGTGGTATCATTGTCGTCGATTTCATCGATATGAATGAAGCCGAAAACCGTCAGAAGCTTTATGAACGAATGTGTGCCAATATGCAGAAAGACAGGGCACGGCATAATATTCTGCCGCTTAGCAAATTCGGCCTAATGCAGATTACACGCCAACGTGTACGTCCGGCAATGGACATCAACACGACCGAAATCTGTCCTACTTGCTTCGGCAAAGGCACCATCAAATCGTCCATTCTTTTTACGGACACATTGGAGAGTAAAATTGATTACCTGGTCAACAAACTGAAGGTTAAGAAATTCTCGTTACACGTCCATCCGTATGTTGCCGCCTACATTAATCAGGGGATCGTTTCCCTGAAACGGAAGTGGCAAATGAAATATGGATTCGGTATTAAAATTATTCCAAGTCAGAAACTCGCATTCCTGCAATATGTGTTCTATGATACACATGGAGAAGAAATCGATATGAAGGAAGAAATAGAAATCAAATAG
- the mutY gene encoding A/G-specific adenine glycosylase has product MNEFTKKIVEWYGENKRELPWRESADPYLIWISEIILQQTRVAQGYDYFLRFIKRFPDVQTLASADEDEVMKYWQGLGYYSRARNLHAAAKSMNGVFPKTYPEVLALKGVGEYTAAAICSFAYGMPYAVVDGNVYRVLSRYFGIDTPIDSTEGKKLFAALADEMLDKKHPAVYNQGIMDFGAIQCTPQSPNCLFCPLAGGCSALSKGLVTKLPVKQHKTKTTNRYFNYIYVRAGAYTFINKRTGNDIWKNLFELPLIETPTALSEEEFLALPEFRAFFASGEVPVVRSVCRDVKHVLSHRVIYANLYEVTISDHLTSFGDFQKIKVEELEQYATSRLVQTLLQALNVKY; this is encoded by the coding sequence ATGAATGAGTTTACGAAAAAGATTGTAGAATGGTATGGAGAGAATAAACGTGAATTGCCATGGAGAGAGTCAGCTGATCCGTATTTGATCTGGATTTCGGAGATTATTCTTCAACAGACGCGGGTGGCGCAGGGGTATGATTATTTTCTTCGCTTTATCAAACGTTTTCCCGATGTGCAGACTTTAGCTTCAGCGGATGAGGATGAGGTGATGAAATATTGGCAGGGATTGGGGTATTATTCGCGTGCCCGTAATCTTCATGCCGCTGCCAAAAGCATGAATGGTGTTTTTCCGAAAACATATCCGGAAGTGCTGGCTCTGAAAGGAGTGGGGGAATACACGGCGGCGGCTATCTGTTCGTTTGCTTACGGCATGCCTTATGCGGTGGTAGACGGTAATGTGTATCGGGTGCTTTCGCGTTATTTCGGTATAGATACTCCGATTGATTCGACGGAGGGAAAGAAACTTTTTGCAGCATTGGCAGATGAGATGTTGGATAAGAAGCATCCGGCTGTTTATAATCAGGGGATAATGGATTTCGGAGCAATTCAGTGTACTCCGCAGTCGCCCAACTGTTTGTTCTGTCCGTTGGCAGGCGGTTGCTCGGCACTTTCGAAGGGGTTGGTGACAAAGCTTCCGGTGAAACAGCACAAAACAAAAACCACTAACCGCTACTTCAATTATATTTATGTACGTGCGGGCGCGTATACCTTTATTAATAAACGGACAGGAAATGATATTTGGAAGAATTTGTTCGAATTGCCATTGATAGAAACTCCGACGGCTCTTTCGGAGGAAGAGTTTCTTGCTTTGCCGGAATTCCGTGCATTCTTTGCATCGGGGGAAGTACCGGTGGTGCGTTCTGTTTGCAGGGACGTGAAGCATGTGTTGTCTCACCGGGTGATTTATGCTAATCTGTATGAAGTAACAATCTCTGATCATTTGACTTCTTTCGGTGATTTCCAGAAAATAAAAGTAGAGGAACTGGAACAGTACGCTACTTCAAGGCTGGTGCAAACTCTGTTGCAAGCACTAAATGTCAAGTATTAA
- a CDS encoding PKD-like family lipoprotein — protein MKRKKVLFISILQFLVITGCYDNLGNYDYTNSIKVSFVNSASSDYTFMVGDLFEMDAPINFSTDIGNVDELFTVQWFLNRELIYTGYHLKYQFEKGGTYELILKVINNETNETYISNKYTLTGKNSFDWGWMVLSDKGDGKSALSFINPAFRVTQNVERIIEGGLGTDPHGIYYYYVLGSISGSYVSGLPKILINQGSGSVTLDGNSLQKDVWLADEFENRKEPEDLKLMGFAFKEEYYVICSEQGEVYVRTVGSDNKAIPYYGKYGAMPYEFEGGSRITCFAPFHNVTYRCADEERCILYDEQNARFIGIAHYPQWGAVYTPAIVYFKTYDQDLEVPSGVLRVDNMGAGTRCLAIGAYEKIDVDSNGGLTYWANYVSLIDVQGTGNYNLHEFAVRGMDNNSHLITDTDQYRFSGGSLLTPQSIIKMSSNFEKNPYFYFTDGDKNLYVYSMQMRNHVLAYTADSRITGISGSPVVCVFYGYGGNSTEPNFRLALSQENGNITVIDVNMSQMVRLFEGFSPDLKLQTFTGFGNVKGMVWCTNYKGEY, from the coding sequence ATGAAGCGAAAAAAGGTACTATTCATTTCAATTCTGCAGTTTCTCGTGATAACCGGCTGTTATGACAATTTGGGAAACTATGACTATACAAACTCTATCAAAGTCTCTTTTGTGAACTCCGCTTCGTCAGACTACACGTTTATGGTAGGCGACCTTTTCGAGATGGATGCTCCCATCAACTTCTCGACGGATATCGGAAATGTTGACGAACTTTTCACCGTCCAATGGTTCTTGAACCGTGAACTGATCTACACTGGCTATCATCTGAAATATCAGTTTGAGAAGGGTGGGACATACGAATTGATACTGAAAGTCATTAATAATGAAACGAACGAGACGTATATCAGCAATAAATACACCCTGACGGGAAAGAATAGTTTCGACTGGGGGTGGATGGTTCTTTCCGATAAGGGAGACGGAAAATCTGCCTTGTCTTTCATTAATCCAGCCTTTCGGGTGACGCAAAATGTGGAACGTATCATCGAAGGAGGCTTAGGTACAGATCCGCACGGAATTTACTACTATTATGTATTAGGTTCTATTTCCGGTTCCTATGTTTCGGGCTTACCGAAAATTCTGATTAATCAGGGCAGTGGAAGTGTTACGCTCGATGGTAATTCATTGCAAAAGGATGTGTGGCTTGCCGACGAATTTGAGAACCGTAAAGAACCGGAAGACTTGAAGTTAATGGGCTTTGCTTTCAAGGAAGAATATTACGTGATTTGTTCCGAACAGGGAGAGGTATATGTCCGTACCGTAGGAAGTGACAATAAAGCGATTCCATATTACGGGAAATATGGTGCCATGCCGTATGAGTTTGAGGGAGGCAGTCGCATCACTTGCTTCGCACCCTTCCACAATGTCACTTATAGATGTGCCGATGAAGAACGTTGCATCTTGTATGATGAACAGAATGCCCGTTTCATCGGTATTGCACATTATCCACAATGGGGAGCAGTTTATACTCCCGCCATTGTCTATTTCAAAACGTATGATCAGGATTTGGAAGTCCCCTCTGGAGTGTTACGGGTGGACAATATGGGGGCGGGAACCCGCTGCCTTGCCATAGGTGCTTATGAAAAAATAGATGTTGACTCCAATGGCGGATTGACTTACTGGGCAAACTATGTTTCATTGATTGACGTGCAGGGAACCGGGAATTATAATCTGCATGAGTTTGCTGTGAGAGGAATGGATAATAACTCTCACCTCATTACCGATACAGACCAATACAGATTCAGTGGCGGCTCTTTATTGACTCCACAAAGCATTATCAAGATGTCTTCCAACTTTGAGAAGAATCCCTATTTCTACTTTACCGATGGAGATAAGAATCTCTATGTGTACAGTATGCAGATGCGCAATCATGTATTGGCTTACACAGCGGACAGCCGTATCACCGGTATCAGCGGAAGCCCTGTCGTTTGTGTGTTTTATGGTTATGGAGGGAATAGCACTGAGCCTAACTTTCGACTGGCTCTTTCGCAGGAGAATGGAAATATCACTGTCATTGACGTAAACATGAGCCAGATGGTACGCCTTTTTGAAGGTTTTTCACCCGATCTGAAGTTACAGACTTTCACAGGTTTTGGCAATGTGAAGGGGATGGTGTGGTGCACGAATTATAAAGGAGAATATTAG
- a CDS encoding fimbrillin family protein, whose protein sequence is MKNRLFYFAACVALTLSSVSCSSDDGGEEDVDFPVVGKIAVSGAYNVYSHGGQGWIEADKIGIYVLSDGKPQENLPYAPSEVAKATAKEYKGKTYITYNKENYVTDEVTLNPSSELSAGFKSGDHTIYAYTPYSAASKDYKTVALPNISVQEYYASEFMPNRKYGFAYASATTSSYSAATVALGEFKSLFSQLTLPALKCPDALAGKTCTKIVVTCDEHPLSYADGATVNLATGEISGTPLNSITYNIPDGLVVNAGVPAYGRPASLGTAYMMVAVPFKEGMNYTYKFALTIGGQEYTTLGKPKTGFWSTDNNLNMKDIAGIE, encoded by the coding sequence ATGAAAAATAGACTGTTTTATTTTGCCGCTTGTGTGGCTTTGACGTTGTCTTCAGTAAGTTGCAGTAGTGATGATGGTGGTGAAGAAGATGTGGACTTTCCTGTAGTAGGAAAAATAGCTGTTTCCGGTGCTTATAATGTGTACTCTCATGGAGGACAGGGATGGATTGAAGCGGATAAGATAGGAATATACGTATTGTCTGACGGCAAACCGCAGGAAAACTTGCCGTATGCTCCATCGGAAGTAGCCAAAGCTACAGCAAAGGAATATAAGGGCAAGACTTACATCACTTATAACAAAGAGAATTATGTGACCGATGAGGTGACTTTGAATCCCTCTTCCGAACTGTCTGCGGGATTTAAAAGTGGCGATCATACGATTTATGCGTATACCCCTTATAGTGCAGCTTCGAAAGATTACAAAACGGTAGCCTTGCCAAACATTTCAGTGCAGGAATACTATGCATCTGAATTTATGCCTAATCGTAAATATGGTTTTGCGTATGCTTCGGCCACCACTTCCAGTTATTCGGCAGCGACGGTTGCTTTGGGAGAATTCAAATCTCTGTTTTCACAGCTCACTTTGCCTGCACTGAAATGTCCCGATGCCTTGGCTGGCAAAACCTGTACTAAAATTGTGGTAACCTGCGATGAACATCCCCTGTCTTATGCAGATGGAGCTACCGTTAATCTGGCTACCGGTGAAATCAGTGGCACTCCTTTGAATAGCATCACTTATAACATTCCCGACGGGCTGGTGGTAAATGCAGGAGTTCCGGCTTACGGACGTCCAGCCTCACTTGGAACTGCTTACATGATGGTTGCCGTTCCTTTTAAAGAGGGAATGAATTATACCTATAAATTTGCGCTGACAATCGGCGGACAGGAATATACGACTTTAGGTAAACCTAAAACAGGTTTCTGGTCAACAGATAATAACCTGAATATGAAAGATATTGCCGGTATCGAATAA
- a CDS encoding HU family DNA-binding protein, with product MTKADIVNEITKKTGIDKQTVLTTVEAFMNAVKDSLSNDENVYLRGFGSFVVKKRAQKTARNISKNTTIIIPEHNIPAFKPAKTFTISVKK from the coding sequence ATGACTAAAGCAGATATTGTAAACGAAATTACAAAGAAAACTGGTATTGACAAGCAGACAGTTCTTACAACAGTTGAAGCATTTATGAATGCAGTAAAAGATTCGCTGTCTAACGATGAGAATGTATACCTGCGTGGGTTTGGAAGTTTCGTAGTAAAGAAAAGAGCACAGAAGACTGCTCGTAACATTTCTAAAAACACTACGATCATTATTCCGGAACACAACATTCCGGCTTTCAAACCGGCTAAGACATTTACAATTTCAGTAAAGAAATAA